A region from the Palaemon carinicauda isolate YSFRI2023 chromosome 9, ASM3689809v2, whole genome shotgun sequence genome encodes:
- the LOC137646269 gene encoding uncharacterized protein: MAKLLKPSRLDTDPSSSNAAKEWKHWHRTFTNFIEESGDAAPDNKDCNFQPVTAEQYRQELVRDAFINGIASVFIRQPLLENKSLNLETAHSQARTLDLAQRSADAYASPPVPHTVALVPEWQAQPTGDQQQHPTQEGAEGSSPGGSAVAAAYLSKRKCYFCGNALHSTGRVSCPARNATCNKCGKTGHFAKVCKSKISGSTTATLYNPTLLAITATYPNNLSHAATNITVNGHSLKALVDSCSSDSFIREEVAQRLNLTVVPSSSAVSMASKSFNASSSGFVIADLVHLDQRYPCIQLGVLKDLCCDVILGYDFQKQHQSVSFQYEGKRPSLKITGAKPVCLLATADIDEPSLFPNLPRQCKPIAVKSRRYSQDDQLFVKDQISHLLSEGIIEPSISPWRAQVVVVKDPLGRHKKRLCIDYSQTINQYTELDAYPLPRIEDMVHDLAKYKVFSTFDLKSAYHQISIKESERKYTAFEGGASQAEHDENVQNFLEVVQKRNLTLNEGKSVISVPTINVLGYCVGNNAIKPDPDRLRPLQELPPPTNMGSLRRDQGLFAYYAKWIPECDASEVAVSAVLNQGGRPVAFMSRTLQSSELHYPAVEKEATAIIEAVRKWSHFLARRHFTLITDQRSVMFMLDSRKRTKIKNNKIQKWRLELASYSYTIQYRPGKQNIAPDTLTRAYCCSISSMSSLTDIHENLCHPGVTRLLHFVQSKNLPFSTDDVKRVCASCRICAQQKPKFHRPGKGVLIKATQPMERLSMISRGLCPLPRKGVATSRTTPYHPMGNGQVERYNGIIWKSICLVLESRGLKTQHWEIVLPEVLHSVRSLLCTATNETPHERFFRFQRRSSLGSTLPSWLLTPGPVLLRRHVRSSKHEPLTEEVQLMDANSMYANVKYPDGRESTVSTRDLAPSPAGATSPVHHIEPSGETESSDTTEVQDTQTHDNRDCHESSEPTEIRRSTRVSRLPDRYGWD, from the exons ATGGCTAAGTTACTGAAGCCGTCCAGACTGGACACGGATCCCAGCTCGTCCAATGCAGCCAAAGAGTGGAAGCACTGGCATAGAACATTCACTAATTTCATAGAAGAAAGTGGAGATGCTGCACCAGACAA CAAAGACTGCAACTTCCAGCCAGTCACAGCAGAACAATATCGGCAAGAGCTAGTACGTGATGCATTTATCAATGGTATTGCCTCAGTATTTATTCGTCAGCCGTTACTAGAGAATAAGTCACTGAATCTGGAAACAGCACACAGTCAAGCTCGTACGTTGGATCTTGCCCAGCGCAGTGCCGACGCATATGCATCGCCACCTGTTCCTCATACTGTTGCTTTAGTTCCAGAGTGGCAGGCGCAGCCAACCGGTGACCAGCAGCAACATCCAACGCAAGAGGGAGCTGAAGGAAGTTCACCGGGAGGTTCAGCTGTTGCCGCTGCCTACTtatcaaagagaaaatgttatttttgtggtaaTGCACTTCACAGTACAGGTAGAGTGAGTTGTCCCGCACGTAATGCCACATGCAACAAATGCGGTAAAACAGGCCATTTTGCAAAAGTCTGTAAATCGAAAATTTCAGGTAGTACCACTGCTACATTGTATAATCCCACTTTACTTGCAATAACTGCCActtatccaaataatctttcacATGCAGCTACAAACATCACTGTAAATGGCCACTCATTGAAGGCACTAGTCGATTCTTGTAGCTCAGATAGTTTTATACGTGAGGAAGTAGCGCAGAGACTAAACCTGACAGTAGTCCCTTCAAGCTCAGCGGTCTCAATGGCATCAAAATCGTTCAATGCTAGTTCCTCTGGATTTGTCATAGCAGACTTGGTTCACCTTGATCAGAGATATCCCTGTATACAGCTAGGGGTCCTGAAGGATTTGTGTTGTGATGTCATTTTGGGTTATGATTTCCAAAAGCAACACCAGAGCGTGAGTTTTCAATATGAAGGGAAAAGACCAAGTTTGAAGATAACTGGCGCCAAACCTGTTTGTTTACTAGCGACAGCTGACATAGATGAACCGTCATTGTTTCCGAACTTACCTCGACAGTGTAAACCCATTGCAGTCAAATCCAGACGCTATAGTCAAGATGACCAGCTGTTTGTAAAAGACCAAATTTCACATTTACTATCTGAAGGTATCATCGAACcaagtatatccccttggagggcaCAGGTTGTAGTAGTCAAAGATCCACTTGGCAGGCATAAAAAGAGACTTTGTATTGATTATTCACAGACCATTAACCAATACACAGAACTAGATGCTTATCCCCTCCCAAGGATAGAGGATATGGTACATGACCTTGCTAAATATAAGGTGTTTTCCACATTTGACTTGAAGAGTGCATATCACCAAATCAGCATTAAAGAGAGTGAGAGGAAGTACACTGCTTTTGAAG gtggagcatctcaggctgaacatgatgaaaacgttcaaaactTCTTGGAGGTGGTTCAGAAACGGAACCTTACCCTCAATGAAGGGAAATCGGTTATTTCTGTTCCTACAATCAATGTTCTAGGGTATTGTGTCGGGAATAATGCTATAAAGCCTGACCCAGACAGATTACGTCCCCTTCAAGAATTACCGCCTCCCACAAATATGGGCTCTCTGCGAAGAGATCAAGGATTGTTTGCCTATTATGCCAAATGGATCCCTG AGTGTGATGCTTCGGAAGTTGCTGTCTCCGCAGTCTTGAATCAGGGTGGCCGCCCAGTAGCTTTTATGTCGAGAACGCTCCAGAGTAGCGAGTTGCATTATCCAGCAGTGGAAAAAGAGGCCACAGCTATTATTGAAGCGGTTCGCAAGTGGAGCCATTTCTTAGCGAGACGACATTTTACTCTGATTACTGATCAAAGATCGGTGATGTTCATGTTAGACAGCAGGAAGCGAACTAAAATAAAGAACAACAAGATACAAAAGTGGAGGTTGGAGCTAGCATCCTACAGCTATACTATACAGTATCGTCCAGGGAAACAGAATATTGCACCGGACACCCTGACTCGTGCCTATTGTTGTTCTATTTCCTCAATGTCAAGTCTCACTGACATTCATGAGAACCTCTGCCATCCTGGCGTCACTCGCCTTTTGCACTTTGTGCAATCCAAAAACCTCCCATTTTCAACAGATGACGTGAAAAGAGTGTGTGCTTCTTGTAGAATTTGTGCCCAACAAAAACCAAAATTCCATCGTCCAGGAAAAGGAGTGCTCATAAAGGCCACCCAGCCAATGGAACGTCTTAGCATGATTTCAAGGGGCCTCTGCCCTCTACCACGG AAGGGGGTTGCAACCAGCAGAACGACACCTTATCATCCGATGGGCAACGGCCAGGTTGAGAGATATAATGGTATTATTTGGAAATCTATTTGTTTAGTACTCGAAAGTCGTGGCTTGAAGACACAACACTGGGAGATAGTACTTCCTGAGGTTTTGCACTCAGTTAGGTCGCTCTTATGTACAGCAACTAATGAGACACCTCATGAACGTTTTTTCAGGTTTCAGCGACGCTCTAGTCTTGGAAGTACATTACCGTCATGGCTTTTGACTCCTGGACCTGTACTATTGCGACGGCATGTTAGGTCTAGCAAACATGAACCGTTAACTGAAGAGGTTCAACTCATGGATGCAAACTCAATGTATGCAAATGTCAAATATCCAGATGGTAGAGAATCAACTGTGTCTACCCGTGACTTAGCCCCAAGTCCTGCAGGTGCAACGTCTCCTGTACACCATATTGAACCATCAGGAGAGACGGAGTCCTCAGATACAACTGAAGTGCAGGATACACAAACTCATGATAACCGTGATTGTCATGAATCCAGTGAGCCCACTGAGATAAGAAGGTCCACTCGTGTGTCAAGGCTGCCTGATCGCTATGGATGGGATTAA